One window from the genome of Diorhabda sublineata isolate icDioSubl1.1 chromosome 10, icDioSubl1.1, whole genome shotgun sequence encodes:
- the LOC130449826 gene encoding uncharacterized protein LOC130449826, whose protein sequence is MAQSESGRLSDLSYDDSCDSGFEYSFKSESSDITDDRSDYFDLDNDLSRIKRKQSDYFDHKLFDHFNAAFHTSLEERIKPPIIYEPWQNTGKNIFDNDNEELEFFDPLANDVSKCSTPIKNKQKRRYATGRNRVTRAKSPTQIMRIKRVRRMKANDRERNRMHMLNEALERLRCVLPTFPEDTKLTKIETLRFAHNYIYALSQAVNDIDKYSNGGENVTVNVGNVVVSISKNGNSITSKNFEQKVGQAVVTSGSITNASFMQDYHQNPEVYVNNQINNYSYNEFDSFSSQNYEQYGNVGNCRLYNNNYNFNYDYSNCMKV, encoded by the coding sequence ATGGCTCAATCAGAAAGCGGCAGACTAAGCGATCTCTCCTACGACGACAGTTGCGATTCAGGCTTCGAATATTCTTTCAAATCCGAATCCTCCGACATCACGGATGACAGAAGCGACTACTTCGATCTGGATAACGATTTATCCCGAATCAAAAGAAAACAATCGGATTATTTCGATCACAAACTTTTCGACCATTTCAACGCCGCTTTCCACACTAGTTTAGAAGAAAGAATAAAACCACCGATCATCTACGAACCATGGCAAAATACcggtaaaaatattttcgataacGACAACGAAGAATTGGAATTTTTCGATCCGTTAGCCAACGATGTTAGTAAATGTTCAACGCCGATCAAAAACAAACAGAAACGAAGATACGCGACCGGACGTAATCGGGTTACTAGAGCCAAAAGTCCTACTCAAATAATGCGTATTAAACGCGTAAGAAGGATGAAAGCTAACGATCGAGAACGTAACAGAATGCACATGCTCAACGAAGCCTTAGAACGCTTAAGGTGCGTCTTACCGACTTTCCCTGAAGATACCAAGTTAACTAAAATTGAAACGTTGCGTTTTGCTCACAACTACATCTACGCTTTGTCCCAAGCTGTCAACGACATCGATAAATATTCGAACGGCGGGGAAAATGTAACCGTAAACGTCGGCAACGTTGTAGTGTCTATAAGTAAAAACGGTAACAGTATAACTTCGAAAAATTTCGAACAAAAAGTAGGACAAGCAGTGGTAACTAGCGGTAGTATAACGAACGCCAGTTTCATGCAGGATTACCATCAGAATCCAGAAGTTTACGTCAATAATCAGATtaataattatagttataaCGAATTCGATTCTTTTTCTAGTCAAAATTACGAGCAATATGGCAACGTCGGAAATTGTAGgctgtataataataattataattttaattacgATTACAGTAACTGTATGAAAGTCTGA